Proteins from a genomic interval of Coccinella septempunctata chromosome 2, icCocSept1.1, whole genome shotgun sequence:
- the LOC123307531 gene encoding glutenin, high molecular weight subunit 12-like isoform X3: protein MSHHTNQGDALHNFLDSAQTVLAEVVAKSATEKVVDGMFSPGHQPNQGAPQPGGPPQEGIYPDLDRENNRNREPTFIDTAQNAFADAFAKKAAEKVVDGILPSNKPSQPEENHGRPNQSNSGFDLSSLGSSLLESFADQMMHPSEKQGTQQQHYSPQQPRGQGKEQSGLDFGNMGSELLGFAEQMLHSQGQKDQSGQSRQPQAQSDNQGGFDFGKVGSELLSSFAEQVMHPEKKASEQQNPRPTHNQEDKQSGFDISKVGAELLGSLAEQVLHPSDKKENASVQKQSPDNLRNSPNQHGGDIAAILGSFAENVLGGNKPNQEYQIKGTDAKPHTLADSAGEIASSVLGSLAESMLHKNSNNESQQYQDPRNYGPPQWYGPPGQQGYGPGPQGYGPGPQGYGPGPQGYGPGPQGYGPGPEGYGPGPQGYRPGPQGYWPGPQGDWPDSQRGLPANPKEAPLSEDIGSFSSNRQNHQKPQNEDDESPAAELGSFLVNSLASKMLQPRQ from the exons ATG TCCCATCACACCAATCAAGGTGATGCCCTGCACAATTTCCTGGATTCAGCGCAGACCGTTTTAGCGGAAGTAGTTGCCAAAAGCGCCACTGAAAAGGTCGTAGATGGTATGTTTTCTCCTGGCCATCAACCGAATCAAGGGGCTCCGCAACCTGGTGGGCCCCCACAAGAGGGT ATCTACCCAGATCTCGACAGAGAAAATAATCGAAATAGAGAACCCACCTTCATAGACACTGCTCAGAATGCCTTCGCTGATGCATTTGCCAAAAAAGCTGCTGAAAAGGTGGTTGATGGAATTTTACCATCGAATAAGCCCAGCCAACCCGAAGAAAACCATGGGCGTCCA aaTCAGAGCAATTCCGGATTCGATCTCAGCAGCTTAGGGTCTTCCCTTCTTGAATCCTTTGCCGATCAAATGATGCATCCATCTGAGAAACAG GGCACCCAACAGCAACATTACTCACCACAGCAACCACGCGGTCAGGGAAAAGAACAATCAGGTTTGGATTTCGGTAATATGGGATCGGAACTGTTAGGATTTGCCGAGCAAATGCTTCATTCTCAAGGTCAAAAAGATCAGTCCGGCCAAAGCAGGCAACCCCAAGCTCAGAGTGACAACCAGGGCGGGTTCGATTTTGGCAAAGTTGGCTCTGAACTGCTCAGTTCGTTCGCTGAACAAGTAATGCATCCAGAAAAAAAG GCATCTGAACAACAAAATCCTCGCCCGACtcataatcaagaggataagcAATCTGGTTTCGATATCAGTAAAGTGGGCGCAGAGTTGCTTGGATCTCTGGCTGAGCAAGTGCTACATCCTTCTGATAAGAAGGAAAATGCTTCTGTTCAGAAGCAATCTCCAGACAATCTAAGAAACTCCCCAAATCAACATGGAGGTGATATTGCGGCAATTTTGGGTTCTTTTGCCGAGAATGTGTTAGGAGGAAATAAA CCGAATCAAGAATATCAGATTAAGGGCACTGATGCAAAACCTCACACACTCGCTGATAGTGCTGGGGAAATAGCATCTTCTGTTCTTGGGTCACTGGCTGAATCTATGTTGCACAAAAATTCTAATAACGAATCG CAGCAATATCAGGATCCTAGAAATTACGGGCCCCCTCAGTGGTATGGGCCACCAGGGCAACAAGGATATGGGCCCGGACCACAAGGATACGGGCCAGGGCCCCAAGGCTACGGGCCAGGGCCCCAAGGCTACGGGCCAGGACCTCAAGGCTACGGTCCAGGACCTGAAGGCTACGGGCCAGGACCTCAAGGCTATAGACCAGGCCCGCAAGGATATTGGCCTGGCCCTCAGGGTGACTGGCCTGATTCCCAAAGAGGACTTCCGGCGAATCCAAAAGAGGCACCTTTATCTGAGGATATCGGTTCTTTTTCATCGAATCGCCAG AATCATCAAAAACCCCAAAATGAGGATGATGAGTCGCCAGCAGCTGAGTTGGGCTCATTTTTAGTTAATTCTCTTGCATCTAAAATGTTGCAACCTCGTCAATAA
- the LOC123307531 gene encoding AT-rich interactive domain-containing protein 1A-like isoform X2, with the protein MCCEHFNTSSLFISINNPCTILNVRSSSLLLHSVIFVKMQLEDEIIPDEKQGSHHTNQGDALHNFLDSAQTVLAEVVAKSATEKVVDGMFSPGHQPNQGAPQPGGPPQEGIYPDLDRENNRNREPTFIDTAQNAFADAFAKKAAEKVVDGILPSNKPSQPEENHGRPNQSNSGFDLSSLGSSLLESFADQMMHPSEKQGTQQQHYSPQQPRGQGKEQSGLDFGNMGSELLGFAEQMLHSQGQKDQSGQSRQPQAQSDNQGGFDFGKVGSELLSSFAEQVMHPEKKASEQQNPRPTHNQEDKQSGFDISKVGAELLGSLAEQVLHPSDKKENASVQKQSPDNLRNSPNQHGGDIAAILGSFAENVLGGNKPNQEYQIKGTDAKPHTLADSAGEIASSVLGSLAESMLHKNSNNESQYQDPRNYGPPQWYGPPGQQGYGPGPQGYGPGPQGYGPGPQGYGPGPQGYGPGPEGYGPGPQGYRPGPQGYWPGPQGDWPDSQRGLPANPKEAPLSEDIGSFSSNRQNHQKPQNEDDESPAAELGSFLVNSLASKMLQPRQ; encoded by the exons ATGTGTTGTGAACATTTCAATACGTCATctctatttatttctattaataaTCCTTGCACGATTCTGAACGTACGGTCTTCAAGTTTGTTACTGCATTCAgtgatttttgtgaaaatgcAGCTGGAAGACGAAATTATTCCTGATGAGAAACAAGGG TCCCATCACACCAATCAAGGTGATGCCCTGCACAATTTCCTGGATTCAGCGCAGACCGTTTTAGCGGAAGTAGTTGCCAAAAGCGCCACTGAAAAGGTCGTAGATGGTATGTTTTCTCCTGGCCATCAACCGAATCAAGGGGCTCCGCAACCTGGTGGGCCCCCACAAGAGGGT ATCTACCCAGATCTCGACAGAGAAAATAATCGAAATAGAGAACCCACCTTCATAGACACTGCTCAGAATGCCTTCGCTGATGCATTTGCCAAAAAAGCTGCTGAAAAGGTGGTTGATGGAATTTTACCATCGAATAAGCCCAGCCAACCCGAAGAAAACCATGGGCGTCCA aaTCAGAGCAATTCCGGATTCGATCTCAGCAGCTTAGGGTCTTCCCTTCTTGAATCCTTTGCCGATCAAATGATGCATCCATCTGAGAAACAG GGCACCCAACAGCAACATTACTCACCACAGCAACCACGCGGTCAGGGAAAAGAACAATCAGGTTTGGATTTCGGTAATATGGGATCGGAACTGTTAGGATTTGCCGAGCAAATGCTTCATTCTCAAGGTCAAAAAGATCAGTCCGGCCAAAGCAGGCAACCCCAAGCTCAGAGTGACAACCAGGGCGGGTTCGATTTTGGCAAAGTTGGCTCTGAACTGCTCAGTTCGTTCGCTGAACAAGTAATGCATCCAGAAAAAAAG GCATCTGAACAACAAAATCCTCGCCCGACtcataatcaagaggataagcAATCTGGTTTCGATATCAGTAAAGTGGGCGCAGAGTTGCTTGGATCTCTGGCTGAGCAAGTGCTACATCCTTCTGATAAGAAGGAAAATGCTTCTGTTCAGAAGCAATCTCCAGACAATCTAAGAAACTCCCCAAATCAACATGGAGGTGATATTGCGGCAATTTTGGGTTCTTTTGCCGAGAATGTGTTAGGAGGAAATAAA CCGAATCAAGAATATCAGATTAAGGGCACTGATGCAAAACCTCACACACTCGCTGATAGTGCTGGGGAAATAGCATCTTCTGTTCTTGGGTCACTGGCTGAATCTATGTTGCACAAAAATTCTAATAACGAATCG CAATATCAGGATCCTAGAAATTACGGGCCCCCTCAGTGGTATGGGCCACCAGGGCAACAAGGATATGGGCCCGGACCACAAGGATACGGGCCAGGGCCCCAAGGCTACGGGCCAGGGCCCCAAGGCTACGGGCCAGGACCTCAAGGCTACGGTCCAGGACCTGAAGGCTACGGGCCAGGACCTCAAGGCTATAGACCAGGCCCGCAAGGATATTGGCCTGGCCCTCAGGGTGACTGGCCTGATTCCCAAAGAGGACTTCCGGCGAATCCAAAAGAGGCACCTTTATCTGAGGATATCGGTTCTTTTTCATCGAATCGCCAG AATCATCAAAAACCCCAAAATGAGGATGATGAGTCGCCAGCAGCTGAGTTGGGCTCATTTTTAGTTAATTCTCTTGCATCTAAAATGTTGCAACCTCGTCAATAA
- the LOC123307531 gene encoding glutenin, high molecular weight subunit 12-like isoform X1 gives MCCEHFNTSSLFISINNPCTILNVRSSSLLLHSVIFVKMQLEDEIIPDEKQGSHHTNQGDALHNFLDSAQTVLAEVVAKSATEKVVDGMFSPGHQPNQGAPQPGGPPQEGIYPDLDRENNRNREPTFIDTAQNAFADAFAKKAAEKVVDGILPSNKPSQPEENHGRPNQSNSGFDLSSLGSSLLESFADQMMHPSEKQGTQQQHYSPQQPRGQGKEQSGLDFGNMGSELLGFAEQMLHSQGQKDQSGQSRQPQAQSDNQGGFDFGKVGSELLSSFAEQVMHPEKKASEQQNPRPTHNQEDKQSGFDISKVGAELLGSLAEQVLHPSDKKENASVQKQSPDNLRNSPNQHGGDIAAILGSFAENVLGGNKPNQEYQIKGTDAKPHTLADSAGEIASSVLGSLAESMLHKNSNNESQQYQDPRNYGPPQWYGPPGQQGYGPGPQGYGPGPQGYGPGPQGYGPGPQGYGPGPEGYGPGPQGYRPGPQGYWPGPQGDWPDSQRGLPANPKEAPLSEDIGSFSSNRQNHQKPQNEDDESPAAELGSFLVNSLASKMLQPRQ, from the exons ATGTGTTGTGAACATTTCAATACGTCATctctatttatttctattaataaTCCTTGCACGATTCTGAACGTACGGTCTTCAAGTTTGTTACTGCATTCAgtgatttttgtgaaaatgcAGCTGGAAGACGAAATTATTCCTGATGAGAAACAAGGG TCCCATCACACCAATCAAGGTGATGCCCTGCACAATTTCCTGGATTCAGCGCAGACCGTTTTAGCGGAAGTAGTTGCCAAAAGCGCCACTGAAAAGGTCGTAGATGGTATGTTTTCTCCTGGCCATCAACCGAATCAAGGGGCTCCGCAACCTGGTGGGCCCCCACAAGAGGGT ATCTACCCAGATCTCGACAGAGAAAATAATCGAAATAGAGAACCCACCTTCATAGACACTGCTCAGAATGCCTTCGCTGATGCATTTGCCAAAAAAGCTGCTGAAAAGGTGGTTGATGGAATTTTACCATCGAATAAGCCCAGCCAACCCGAAGAAAACCATGGGCGTCCA aaTCAGAGCAATTCCGGATTCGATCTCAGCAGCTTAGGGTCTTCCCTTCTTGAATCCTTTGCCGATCAAATGATGCATCCATCTGAGAAACAG GGCACCCAACAGCAACATTACTCACCACAGCAACCACGCGGTCAGGGAAAAGAACAATCAGGTTTGGATTTCGGTAATATGGGATCGGAACTGTTAGGATTTGCCGAGCAAATGCTTCATTCTCAAGGTCAAAAAGATCAGTCCGGCCAAAGCAGGCAACCCCAAGCTCAGAGTGACAACCAGGGCGGGTTCGATTTTGGCAAAGTTGGCTCTGAACTGCTCAGTTCGTTCGCTGAACAAGTAATGCATCCAGAAAAAAAG GCATCTGAACAACAAAATCCTCGCCCGACtcataatcaagaggataagcAATCTGGTTTCGATATCAGTAAAGTGGGCGCAGAGTTGCTTGGATCTCTGGCTGAGCAAGTGCTACATCCTTCTGATAAGAAGGAAAATGCTTCTGTTCAGAAGCAATCTCCAGACAATCTAAGAAACTCCCCAAATCAACATGGAGGTGATATTGCGGCAATTTTGGGTTCTTTTGCCGAGAATGTGTTAGGAGGAAATAAA CCGAATCAAGAATATCAGATTAAGGGCACTGATGCAAAACCTCACACACTCGCTGATAGTGCTGGGGAAATAGCATCTTCTGTTCTTGGGTCACTGGCTGAATCTATGTTGCACAAAAATTCTAATAACGAATCG CAGCAATATCAGGATCCTAGAAATTACGGGCCCCCTCAGTGGTATGGGCCACCAGGGCAACAAGGATATGGGCCCGGACCACAAGGATACGGGCCAGGGCCCCAAGGCTACGGGCCAGGGCCCCAAGGCTACGGGCCAGGACCTCAAGGCTACGGTCCAGGACCTGAAGGCTACGGGCCAGGACCTCAAGGCTATAGACCAGGCCCGCAAGGATATTGGCCTGGCCCTCAGGGTGACTGGCCTGATTCCCAAAGAGGACTTCCGGCGAATCCAAAAGAGGCACCTTTATCTGAGGATATCGGTTCTTTTTCATCGAATCGCCAG AATCATCAAAAACCCCAAAATGAGGATGATGAGTCGCCAGCAGCTGAGTTGGGCTCATTTTTAGTTAATTCTCTTGCATCTAAAATGTTGCAACCTCGTCAATAA
- the LOC123307530 gene encoding DDB1- and CUL4-associated factor 5 codes for MLKHSGINPACYVLERQYQKKCAIRSKLFSERLANARSLYKKDLFAHYGCVNAIEFSNDGELLISGGDDRRVLLWTMLNALHGEGSPVSMRTNHLSNIFCLGFDSKNTRIFSGGNDDQLLIHDIQTRLLVDKLIHKKPIYGLHVNPQNDDIVATAGDDGRILIFDLRETSESGSGVCLAKQKTGFHSVMYNPQNTMLLTTANAEEGIALWDCRKPREPLIHYDSEAGPVSGISACFNSSGTHILALRRRLPPVLYNSQQEDNVCQFYHPNYYNSCTMKTCCFAGENDEYVLSGSDDFNLYMWSIPKNNSEWGSTHLVLGGHRSIVNQVRYNKQNNIIASSGVEKMVKFWSTLPIGDWEGSLLNEVSEPERSVYSHEEYIRLVGVTGERISHDYSEHSILEDSRMMAFFDSLIQREIEGWESMNSSNNSDSGSDNSTKSYTELSKVMYVNSRNLNEETKKMKQNRIAQLIEQKRNILVKMAHDKSLKYHRNGAAKISNKQIRPCKCKNSKQSKSAFTKKSPRKELSNERKHSKKEPSPARGKLKKYRTRESLRDLSDNFDTSIDTPSTSTGITSSHNNVFRVIDQDSEEDTPPNGCVESSTVQEENLVNILPTPINGTQDTFVHTLTTYSNDTSGTTRDNSVGSPSTSVQNRYRYDSAVCIDGGLDRASSSNDATSSFPRSSFNGSYPPVDLNEDNTNSDSDCDIDYVTPVKKRCTISDLDSGFATGPSSSMNSYEKNSSSHQECSDDTSCSSDDELKYERFRKRMKKSRINNIRKKITEDSDSN; via the exons GCGGAGATGACCGTCGAGTACTCCTCTGGACCATGTTGAATGCTCTCCATGGAGAAGGCTCTCCTGTGTCCATGCGAACAAACCATTTGAGTAACATTTTTTGTCTGGGGTTTGATTCTAAAAATACCAGAATTTTTTCTGGTGGCAATGATGATCAGCTCCTCATTCATGACATCCAAAC AAGACTTCTGGTGGATAAATTAATCCATAAGAAACCCATATATGGTTTACATGTGAACCCACAGAACGATGATATTGTAGCAACTGCAGGAGATGATGGCAGGATATTAATTTTTGACCTCAGAGAAACTTCTGAATCAG GTTCAGGTGTGTGCTTAGCTAAACAAAAGACAGGTTTTCATTCTGTTATGTACAATCCACAAAATACAATGTTATTAACAACTGCAAATGCAGAAGAGGGTATAGCGCTTTGGGATTGCAGAAAACCTAGAGA ACCACTCATACATTATGATTCAGAAGCAGGTCCTGTGAGCGGAATTAGTGCATGTTTCAATTCATCAGGCACACACATATTGGCTTTGAGAAGGCGTTTACCGCCCGTTCTGTATAACAGTCAACAAGAGGACAATGTTTGCCAATTTTATCACCCTAATTATTACAATTCTTGTACAATGAAAACATGTTGCTTCGCTGGGGAGAATGATGAGTATGTTCTAAGTGGATCTGATGATTTCAACCTTTACATGTGGTCTATTCCCAAAAATAACA GTGAATGGGGCTCTACACATTTGGTGTTAGGAGGTCACAGGTCAATAGTCAACCAAGTCAGGTATaataaacaaaacaatattataGCTTCTTCAGGTGTTGAAAAAATGGTCAAG TTTTGGAGTACACTTCCTATTGGCGACTGGGAAGGATCATTATTGAACGAAGTGAGTGAACCAGAGAGATCAGTTTACTCGCATGAAGAATACATTCGTTTGGTTGGAGTAACAGGAGAG AGAATATCGCATGACTATAGCGAGCATTCAATTCTTGAAGACTCGAGGATGATGGCattttttgattcattgatACAGAGGGAGATAGAAGGATGGGAATCTATGAATAGCTCCAATAACTCTGATTCTGGAAGTGATAATTCAACTAAG agttatactgaattGAGTAAAGTCATGTATGTGAATTCAAGGAATTTGAATGAAGAAactaaaaaaatgaaacaaaatagaATTGCCCAGTTGATTGAGCAGAAGAGGAATATCCTTGTTAAAATGGCACATGATAAATCATTAAAATATCACAG AAATGGTGCagcaaaaatatcaaacaaacaAATTCGGCCATGTAAATGCAAAAATTCAAAGCAAAGTAAAAGTGCTTTTACAAAGAAGTCGCCAAGAAAAGAATTGAGCAATGAAAGGAAACACTCAAAAAAAGAGCCCTCTCCTGCGCGAggcaaattaaaaaaatatagaacAAGGGAGAGTTTGCGTGATTTAAGTGATAATTTTGATACTTCGATAGATACACCCAGTACAAGTACTGGAATAACTAGTTCACACAATAATGTGTTTCGTGTAATAGACCAGGATTCCGAGGAAGATACACCACCTAATGGCTGTGTTGAAAGTAGCACCGTTCAAGAGGAAAATCTTGTCAATATTCTTCCAACGCCTATCAATGGTACACAAGACACGTTTGTTCACACCCTAACTACTTATTCGAACGATACTTCAGGGACTACAAGAGACAATTCAGTTGGTTCCCCATCAACTTCGGTACAAAACAGATATCGATATGATTCAGCAGTTTGCATTGACGGAGGGTTAGATAGGGCCTCTTCAAGCAACGATGCAACTTCCAGCTTCCCTAGAAGTTCATTCAACGGTTCATATCCACCAGTAGATCTAAATGAAGACAATACAAACAGTGATAGTGATTGTGATATTGACTATGTTACACCTGTTAAAAAGAGGTGCACTATCAGTGATTTAGATAGTGGTTTTGCAACAGGACCAAGTTCCAGTATGAACtcctatgaaaaaaattctagtAGCCACCAAGAGTGTTCAGATGATACTTCGTGTAGTTCCGACGATGAACTGAAATACGAGAGATTTAGGAAACGCATGAAGAAAAGTAGGATAAACAATATCCGAAAAAAGATAACAGAAGATTCTGATTCTAACTGA